The following are encoded together in the Luoshenia tenuis genome:
- the rplL gene encoding 50S ribosomal protein L7/L12, which translates to MTRAEIIEAIKEMNVLELSEMVKELEEIFGVSAAAPVAVAAAPAAAGDAPAAEEKTEFDVVLKEVGSEKIKVIKAVRELTGLGLKEAKEAVDGAPKTLKEGVSKEDAEKIKATFAEVGATIEIK; encoded by the coding sequence ATGACTCGTGCTGAAATTATCGAAGCCATTAAGGAAATGAACGTTCTGGAGCTCTCTGAGATGGTCAAAGAGCTGGAAGAGATCTTTGGCGTTAGCGCTGCTGCCCCCGTGGCCGTGGCTGCTGCTCCCGCTGCCGCCGGCGATGCTCCCGCTGCTGAGGAGAAGACCGAGTTTGACGTTGTGCTCAAAGAAGTGGGTTCTGAGAAGATCAAAGTTATCAAGGCTGTGCGTGAGCTGACCGGCCTGGGCCTGAAAGAGGCGAAGGAAGCGGTTGACGGCGCGCCCAAGACCCTGAAAGAGGGCGTTTCCAAAGAGGATGCCGAGAAGATCAAGGCGACCTTTGCCGAGGTTGGCGCCACCATCGAGATCAAATAA
- a CDS encoding deoxyguanosinetriphosphate triphosphohydrolase — protein sequence MLLRTEQERREAELLAPWAAKAAQTRGRERAITPCEIRTEFQRDRDRILHCKSFRRLKHKTQMFLSPEGDHYRTRLTHTLEVSQIARTITRALNLNEDLAEAIALGHDLGHTPFGHSGERALRKVMPNGFEHNEQSLRVVDFIERDGEGLNLTWEVRDGIAHHSGPVEPQTLEGKAVHLADRIAYINHDIDDAMRAGMLRQEDLPQNCLVILGKTHGQRINTMILDIIRHSGGREAVEMSPRIGKATDELRSFMFKEVYHRSIDPAQEARAEHVMIALYQHFAAHPEALPGEMQARIGRFDLSCVVGDYVAGMTDRFAVRTYADLYIPTAWHVLDSE from the coding sequence ATGTTGTTGCGTACAGAACAGGAACGCCGGGAGGCAGAGCTGCTCGCGCCCTGGGCTGCAAAAGCGGCGCAGACCCGTGGCAGAGAAAGGGCGATTACTCCCTGTGAGATCCGCACCGAGTTTCAGCGGGATCGAGATCGAATCTTGCATTGCAAGAGTTTCCGCCGCCTGAAGCATAAGACGCAGATGTTTCTATCTCCGGAAGGGGATCACTACCGCACGCGGCTGACGCATACCCTTGAGGTTTCTCAAATCGCCAGGACAATCACCCGGGCCTTGAACCTGAACGAGGATTTGGCCGAGGCGATCGCTCTGGGACATGACTTGGGGCATACGCCCTTTGGACACAGCGGCGAGCGGGCGCTGCGCAAGGTGATGCCCAATGGCTTTGAGCATAATGAGCAGAGCCTGCGCGTGGTGGATTTTATCGAGCGCGACGGCGAAGGGCTGAATTTGACTTGGGAGGTGCGCGATGGCATCGCCCACCATTCGGGGCCTGTGGAGCCACAGACGCTGGAAGGCAAGGCCGTGCATCTGGCGGACCGGATCGCCTATATCAACCACGACATAGACGATGCGATGCGGGCGGGTATGCTTCGCCAGGAGGATCTGCCGCAAAACTGTTTGGTGATACTAGGCAAGACCCATGGACAGCGCATCAACACCATGATTTTGGATATTATCCGCCATAGCGGCGGACGCGAGGCAGTGGAGATGTCGCCCAGGATCGGCAAGGCGACGGATGAATTACGGAGCTTTATGTTTAAAGAGGTTTACCATCGCTCCATCGATCCGGCGCAGGAAGCGCGCGCAGAGCACGTGATGATCGCGCTGTACCAGCACTTTGCAGCCCACCCGGAGGCGCTGCCGGGCGAGATGCAGGCGCGCATTGGTCGCTTTGATTTAAGCTGCGTGGTAGGGGATTATGTGGCGGGAATGACGGACCGCTTTGCCGTAAGAACGTATGCGGATCTATACATCCCCACGGCCTGGCATGTTTTGGATAGCGAATGA
- the dnaG gene encoding DNA primase, whose product MATYFPEQWLNELRSRNDIVSVVSQYVPLQAKGRRYWGCCPFHSEKTPSFSVNPEMQMYYCFGCKAAGNVIGFIMAAERLDFFDAVKLLAERVNMPLPEMDERGRQDYQRERVLKDQLYEVNLMAAQYFRDQLNTPAGKQARAYLIRRGLSEHTIRRFGLGYAPDSWNALLDFATQKGVPKERLVQAGLAVQSKGRTYDAFRNRVIFPIINTMGRVIAFGGRVMDQSLPKYLNSPETPVFNKRHNLYGLNFVKRQHKPEQLFVMEGYMDVVSVAQQGVMGAVASLGTALTSEQARLLKRYVDRVILSYDGDSAGQNAALRGLDILHKEGLEVRVLPLPEGMDPDEYIRKFGKDAWDKLAQDALTLPAFKMKIAANRQDLSTLDGRTKYAIAAAKIIAAVENAVEQEIYLKRLQVETGFSMESLKAQVDGSGAELTPRHNVERTRNTKDDAQTEMNPETRAGWSLLANLASNGEDLAWVYEQLEPQALADETQQMLYQKLRTTAKEGGNLAPSDLLDEIEDSEKKALAARMLAGEQAPEQMTKYVQDLVWEIKSQAVERKISQLQSQLKQSGLDAETRSELLREIQALIVARQSGRRHS is encoded by the coding sequence ATGGCAACTTATTTCCCGGAGCAATGGTTAAATGAACTGCGCAGCCGCAATGATATTGTGTCTGTAGTTTCACAGTATGTGCCATTGCAGGCAAAGGGACGCCGTTATTGGGGGTGTTGCCCGTTCCATTCGGAAAAAACGCCCTCGTTTAGCGTCAACCCTGAGATGCAGATGTACTATTGCTTTGGCTGCAAGGCGGCCGGCAATGTGATCGGCTTTATCATGGCTGCAGAGCGGCTGGATTTTTTTGACGCCGTAAAGCTGTTGGCCGAGCGGGTGAACATGCCTTTGCCGGAAATGGACGAGCGTGGCCGGCAGGATTACCAGAGAGAGCGGGTTTTAAAGGATCAGCTTTACGAGGTCAACCTGATGGCCGCTCAGTATTTTAGGGATCAGCTGAATACCCCGGCGGGGAAGCAAGCGCGCGCCTATTTGATCAGGCGGGGCTTGAGCGAGCACACCATCCGGCGCTTTGGGCTGGGTTACGCGCCCGATTCCTGGAACGCTTTGTTAGATTTTGCGACCCAAAAGGGCGTACCCAAAGAACGGCTGGTACAGGCCGGGCTGGCAGTACAATCCAAAGGGCGAACCTATGATGCTTTCCGCAACCGGGTGATCTTTCCCATCATTAATACGATGGGGCGGGTGATCGCCTTTGGCGGGCGGGTGATGGACCAGAGCCTGCCCAAATACCTGAACTCGCCGGAGACGCCGGTGTTCAACAAGCGGCACAACCTATATGGGTTGAACTTTGTAAAGCGCCAGCATAAGCCGGAGCAGCTCTTTGTGATGGAGGGCTATATGGATGTAGTATCCGTAGCGCAGCAAGGCGTGATGGGCGCGGTGGCTTCGCTGGGTACCGCGCTGACCAGTGAGCAGGCAAGGCTGCTTAAACGATATGTGGATCGGGTGATCCTCAGTTACGATGGCGATTCTGCCGGGCAGAACGCGGCGCTTCGGGGCTTGGACATACTCCATAAAGAAGGGCTGGAGGTGCGGGTGCTCCCGTTGCCCGAGGGCATGGACCCGGATGAATATATTCGCAAATTTGGCAAGGACGCCTGGGACAAGCTGGCGCAGGATGCGCTGACGCTGCCCGCTTTTAAAATGAAGATCGCCGCAAATCGGCAGGACCTTTCTACCCTGGATGGGCGCACAAAATACGCCATCGCCGCCGCAAAAATCATCGCGGCCGTGGAAAATGCGGTGGAACAGGAGATTTATTTAAAGCGCTTACAGGTGGAAACGGGTTTTTCAATGGAAAGCCTGAAGGCACAGGTAGATGGAAGCGGCGCGGAACTAACCCCCAGGCATAACGTAGAACGTACCCGGAATACTAAGGATGACGCGCAAACCGAGATGAACCCGGAGACGCGGGCCGGCTGGTCGCTTTTGGCCAACCTGGCATCAAACGGCGAGGACCTGGCCTGGGTGTATGAACAACTGGAGCCCCAGGCACTGGCAGATGAAACGCAGCAGATGCTGTATCAAAAATTGCGCACCACAGCAAAAGAAGGCGGAAACCTTGCGCCTTCGGATCTGTTAGACGAGATAGAGGATAGCGAGAAAAAGGCGCTGGCAGCCAGAATGCTGGCTGGGGAACAGGCGCCCGAGCAGATGACGAAATATGTGCAGGACTTGGTCTGGGAGATAAAAAGCCAGGCCGTGGAACGGAAGATCAGCCAACTGCAAAGCCAACTGAAACAAAGCGGCCTTGATGCGGAAACCCGCAGCGAGCTGCTGCGGGAGATACAGGCGCTGATCGTCGCGCGGCAAAGCGGCCGCCGCCACAGTTAA